A single genomic interval of Arthrobacter methylotrophus harbors:
- the ppsA gene encoding phosphoenolpyruvate synthase produces MDARSVVWLEDVRATDVPEVGGKNASSGEMIHALASEGIRVPDGFATTAAAFRNFLSWNQLGPRLSKVASDYQEGTLSLRSTGAAMRSMVLDGKIPPDLEEGIRAKYRELAARAGRHDPAVAVRSSATAEDLPDASFAGQQETFLNVRGEQQLLDACLRCFASLFTDRAITYRELMNFGESGVALSVGVQLMVRSDIGASGVMFSLDTETGFPRAAVISANWGLGETVVQGTVNPDKYGVFKPLLASPTLSPVIEKTKGTKLQKLVYRTGDDGGTVMVDNTESEQQAFVLQDQDIVQLARWAVRIENHYGCPMDMEWAKDGESGELFIVQARPETVQARKSSTLLVTHHLTGQGRLLVEGAAIGDSISSGPACVIRQASDIDRFIDGAVLVTEQTDPDWVPVMKRARAIITDRGGATSHAAIVSRELGITAVVGTSSATSVIEDGQSVTVSCADGDTGHVYDGILASTTEEVDLGSLPPTRTDVMLTIASPSAAFKWWRLPARGIGLARMEFVINDMVRIHPMAAAFPGRITSVEERRAVAELAKGYNDPAEYFVDTLARGLAKLAAPFYPAPVIVRLSDFKTNEYAHLIGGSAFEQAEANPMIGFRGASRYYHPKYRAGFDLECGAIKRLREHCGFKNAMVMVPFCRTVDEADRVLAVMAENGLVRGENGLQIYMMCEIPSNVILAEQFATRFDGFSIGSNDLTQLVLGVDRDSAQLAALFDERNEAVMAMIREVIRKAHASGIRIGICGQGPSNYPEFAEFLVAEGIDSISLNPDSFLRTLPRIAAAEAITVQAITPGS; encoded by the coding sequence ATGGATGCACGCAGCGTGGTCTGGCTGGAGGACGTGAGAGCCACGGATGTCCCGGAAGTCGGTGGAAAGAATGCCTCGTCGGGAGAAATGATCCATGCCCTGGCCAGCGAGGGAATCAGGGTCCCGGACGGGTTCGCGACCACCGCTGCCGCATTTCGGAATTTCCTGTCATGGAACCAACTGGGGCCGCGGCTATCAAAGGTTGCCTCGGACTATCAGGAAGGGACGCTGAGCCTAAGAAGCACCGGCGCGGCCATGCGCTCCATGGTTCTCGACGGGAAGATTCCCCCTGATCTTGAGGAGGGCATTCGAGCAAAATACCGCGAACTGGCTGCGCGCGCGGGTCGTCACGATCCCGCCGTCGCGGTCCGAAGCAGCGCGACGGCGGAAGACCTTCCGGATGCCAGTTTCGCCGGTCAGCAGGAAACTTTCCTCAATGTGAGGGGCGAACAACAATTGCTGGATGCGTGTTTGCGCTGCTTTGCGTCATTGTTTACAGACCGTGCAATCACCTACCGCGAACTGATGAATTTTGGCGAATCCGGCGTGGCACTTTCCGTCGGCGTCCAACTGATGGTCCGGTCCGATATCGGAGCGTCGGGCGTCATGTTCTCGCTCGACACCGAAACCGGTTTTCCGCGCGCAGCCGTGATCAGTGCCAACTGGGGACTGGGCGAGACCGTGGTCCAAGGTACGGTCAACCCTGACAAGTACGGCGTATTCAAGCCCCTGCTTGCCTCCCCTACGCTCTCGCCTGTCATCGAAAAGACCAAAGGCACCAAGCTGCAGAAGCTGGTCTACCGGACCGGCGACGATGGCGGGACAGTAATGGTGGACAACACCGAATCCGAGCAACAAGCATTTGTCCTGCAAGACCAGGACATCGTCCAACTTGCGCGGTGGGCAGTCCGGATTGAGAACCATTATGGATGTCCCATGGACATGGAATGGGCCAAGGACGGAGAATCCGGCGAACTTTTCATAGTCCAAGCCAGGCCGGAGACGGTTCAGGCCCGCAAGAGCAGCACACTGCTGGTGACACACCATCTAACGGGGCAGGGACGTCTTCTGGTCGAAGGCGCAGCCATCGGCGACTCCATCTCCTCAGGACCAGCCTGCGTCATCAGGCAAGCCTCGGACATCGACCGTTTCATCGACGGCGCCGTGCTGGTTACGGAACAAACCGATCCAGACTGGGTGCCCGTCATGAAACGCGCCCGCGCCATTATTACGGACCGGGGTGGAGCGACCAGCCACGCGGCCATTGTGAGCCGCGAACTCGGTATCACGGCTGTCGTGGGGACTTCCAGCGCGACGTCCGTCATCGAGGACGGACAATCGGTCACCGTGTCGTGCGCTGACGGCGACACCGGGCATGTCTACGACGGGATTTTGGCAAGCACCACGGAGGAAGTGGACCTCGGCTCTCTTCCACCCACACGAACCGACGTCATGCTGACCATCGCGAGCCCTTCGGCGGCATTCAAATGGTGGCGCCTGCCCGCACGGGGTATCGGCCTGGCACGCATGGAATTTGTCATCAATGACATGGTCCGGATTCACCCGATGGCAGCAGCGTTTCCTGGGCGAATCACCAGCGTCGAGGAACGCCGGGCCGTTGCTGAATTGGCGAAGGGTTACAACGACCCGGCGGAATACTTCGTGGACACCCTCGCGCGCGGGCTTGCCAAGCTTGCTGCACCGTTCTACCCCGCACCAGTGATCGTGAGGTTGAGCGACTTCAAGACCAATGAATACGCACACCTGATCGGAGGCTCCGCATTCGAGCAAGCGGAAGCGAATCCCATGATCGGCTTCCGCGGCGCGTCCCGCTACTATCATCCAAAATACCGAGCCGGCTTCGATCTTGAGTGCGGGGCAATCAAGAGGCTCCGCGAACACTGCGGTTTCAAAAATGCCATGGTGATGGTGCCGTTCTGCCGGACGGTGGATGAAGCAGACCGCGTCTTGGCTGTGATGGCAGAGAACGGTTTGGTCCGGGGAGAAAACGGGCTTCAGATCTACATGATGTGCGAAATCCCCTCAAACGTCATCCTGGCTGAGCAGTTTGCCACCCGGTTCGACGGATTCTCCATAGGATCCAACGACCTCACACAGCTGGTCCTGGGCGTTGACCGCGACTCTGCCCAATTGGCTGCCCTGTTTGACGAACGGAATGAGGCCGTGATGGCCATGATTCGGGAGGTTATCCGCAAGGCGCACGCGTCCGGCATCAGGATAGGAATATGCGGGCAAGGTCCCAGCAACTATCCGGAGTTTGCTGAGTTCTTGGTTGCCGAAGGAATTGATTCCATATCGCTCAACCCGGATAGCTTCCTTCGCACGCTCCCGCGCATTGCAGCGGCTGAGGCGATCACTGTCCAGGCGATCACTCCCGGGTCCTGA